A portion of the Hymenobacter gelipurpurascens genome contains these proteins:
- a CDS encoding glycosyltransferase family 117 protein: protein MRSYKSLNNLVGWLVFALATITYILTLEPTASFWDCGEFIACSYKLLVPHPPGAPTFLLLGRLFSLLSFGDVTKVSVLVNMLSALSSSFTVLFLFWIITMMGKKLVLHRPGMNDDRNLEPTTGQTWLILGAGAVGALAYAFSDSFWFNAVEAEVYAMSSLCTAAVVWLMLKWENRADEADSDRWLVLIAYVIGLSIGVHLLNLLAIPALGFIYYYRRTKNPTLTGGIATLAISSVIVGLILAGIIPGLPTLAGSFEVFFVNTVGLPFNWGLVIFLVVFVGLIWFGFRQSFQRRSRLLNTAMLAFVFILIGYSSYLIVPIRSSYHPTINENDPEDVLSFVSYLKREQYGDRPLLYGPQFNAQPVAQNEGAPRYVRKGDKYVVAEYRPELEYRAEDKMLLPRLYSSDPMHMAYYKKWVDIQEGVKPTMGQNLSFLTRYQMGHMFWRYFLWNYVGRESDIQQAGILWPGASSTGLPERMADSEARNSFFALPLILGILGLFYQVRRDGRNAFIVGLLFLFTGLAIVLYLNQPPIEPRERDYTFAGATFAFAIWIGLGVLALADLLKNVLKTDTSRAAVATLLGLVVPGIMVAQGWDDHDRSDRYNSVDSAKNLLNSCAPNAILFTNGDNDTFPLWYAQEVEGIRTDVRVAVLSYLNTDWYIDQMKRRAYKSQPLPISMENANYAQGTNDYLPYAENPAVKEIDVRQFMQLVNQNSDLLKVSYGDGSKSLLSFPSRKFYLPIDTAAVEKMGIIPAERRKQLVPRMEWDVSKGAIEKKSLVILDILATNNWQRPVYFSSTVDSRDFMGLQPYFQLEGMAYRILPAKDPNYEERGEEGYVTNDLMYEKLMKTFAYRGLNDPNIFYDENNLRFPANYRDKFSRLANSLLASGDKARAKQVIDKCFEVMPDKAVPYDYYVPQFIPALVEVGEKQRANEIMDTMTGRAEQALAYYSTHNSSMFDQEFQTYLLSLNSVGRAAQQIGDQQRATKALGLLQQYMPQR, encoded by the coding sequence ATGCGGAGTTACAAAAGCCTGAATAACCTAGTCGGCTGGTTGGTATTTGCCCTTGCCACCATCACCTACATCCTCACACTGGAGCCCACGGCCTCGTTCTGGGACTGCGGCGAGTTTATCGCCTGCTCTTACAAGCTACTGGTGCCTCACCCTCCTGGGGCTCCTACGTTTCTGCTGTTAGGCCGCCTGTTCTCGTTGCTTTCGTTTGGGGATGTAACCAAAGTATCAGTGCTGGTGAACATGCTCTCGGCCCTGAGCTCGTCCTTCACCGTCTTGTTCCTGTTCTGGATCATCACCATGATGGGCAAGAAGCTGGTGCTGCACCGCCCCGGCATGAACGACGACCGCAACCTGGAGCCTACCACCGGCCAAACCTGGCTGATACTGGGCGCTGGCGCCGTAGGCGCCCTAGCCTACGCCTTCTCCGATTCGTTCTGGTTCAACGCCGTTGAGGCAGAAGTGTACGCCATGTCGTCGTTGTGTACGGCGGCCGTGGTGTGGCTGATGCTGAAGTGGGAAAACCGCGCCGACGAGGCCGATTCTGACCGCTGGCTGGTACTCATTGCCTACGTTATTGGTCTGAGCATAGGGGTTCACTTATTGAACCTGCTGGCTATTCCAGCGCTGGGTTTCATCTACTACTATCGTCGCACGAAAAACCCTACGCTTACGGGCGGTATTGCCACGCTGGCCATTAGCAGCGTGATTGTAGGCCTGATTCTGGCCGGCATCATTCCGGGCCTGCCCACGCTGGCCGGTAGCTTCGAGGTGTTCTTTGTGAACACGGTAGGCCTGCCCTTCAACTGGGGCCTCGTGATTTTCCTGGTGGTGTTTGTAGGCCTAATCTGGTTTGGTTTCCGCCAATCGTTCCAGCGCCGCAGCCGCCTGCTGAACACGGCCATGTTGGCCTTTGTGTTCATCCTGATTGGCTACTCTTCCTACCTCATCGTTCCTATCCGGAGCAGCTACCACCCCACCATCAACGAAAACGATCCGGAGGATGTCCTGTCTTTCGTAAGCTACCTGAAGCGGGAGCAGTACGGCGACCGGCCGCTACTCTACGGCCCGCAGTTCAATGCGCAGCCCGTGGCCCAGAATGAAGGCGCCCCGCGTTACGTGCGCAAAGGCGACAAATACGTGGTGGCCGAGTACCGCCCCGAGCTGGAGTACCGCGCCGAGGACAAGATGCTGCTACCCCGCCTCTACAGCAGCGACCCGATGCACATGGCCTACTACAAAAAGTGGGTGGATATTCAGGAAGGCGTGAAGCCGACGATGGGCCAGAACCTCTCGTTCCTGACGCGCTACCAGATGGGCCACATGTTCTGGCGCTACTTCCTGTGGAACTACGTGGGCCGCGAAAGTGACATTCAACAAGCCGGTATTCTGTGGCCCGGTGCCAGCAGCACCGGTCTGCCCGAGCGGATGGCCGATAGCGAGGCCCGCAACAGCTTCTTCGCTCTGCCCCTGATTCTGGGCATCCTGGGCCTGTTCTATCAGGTACGCCGCGATGGCCGCAACGCCTTCATCGTAGGCCTGCTGTTCCTGTTCACGGGTTTGGCCATTGTACTCTACCTGAACCAGCCGCCCATCGAGCCCCGCGAGCGGGACTATACCTTTGCCGGCGCCACGTTTGCCTTCGCCATCTGGATCGGCCTCGGCGTACTGGCCCTGGCGGATCTGCTCAAGAACGTACTCAAAACCGATACCTCCCGGGCGGCCGTCGCTACGCTGCTGGGCCTGGTGGTACCGGGCATCATGGTGGCGCAGGGCTGGGACGACCACGACCGTTCCGACCGCTACAACTCCGTCGATTCGGCCAAAAACCTGCTGAACTCCTGCGCCCCGAACGCTATTCTGTTCACCAACGGCGACAACGACACGTTCCCGCTTTGGTATGCCCAGGAAGTAGAAGGCATCCGGACCGACGTGCGCGTGGCGGTACTCAGCTACCTGAACACCGACTGGTACATCGACCAGATGAAGCGCCGCGCTTACAAGTCGCAGCCGCTGCCCATCTCGATGGAAAATGCCAACTACGCGCAGGGCACCAACGATTACCTGCCCTACGCTGAAAACCCGGCGGTAAAGGAAATTGATGTGCGTCAGTTCATGCAGCTGGTAAACCAAAACAGCGACCTGCTGAAAGTATCGTACGGCGACGGCTCGAAGTCTCTCTTGTCCTTTCCTTCCCGCAAATTCTACCTGCCAATTGACACGGCTGCCGTAGAAAAAATGGGTATTATTCCGGCTGAGCGCCGCAAGCAGCTGGTGCCGCGCATGGAGTGGGATGTAAGCAAGGGCGCCATCGAGAAGAAAAGCCTCGTGATTCTGGACATTCTGGCCACCAATAACTGGCAGCGCCCGGTGTACTTCTCCAGCACCGTCGATTCGCGCGACTTTATGGGTCTGCAGCCCTACTTCCAGCTAGAAGGCATGGCCTACCGCATTCTGCCCGCCAAAGACCCCAACTACGAGGAGCGTGGCGAAGAAGGCTACGTGACCAACGACCTGATGTACGAGAAGCTAATGAAAACTTTCGCCTACCGTGGGCTGAATGACCCCAACATCTTCTACGACGAAAACAACCTGCGCTTCCCGGCCAACTACCGCGACAAGTTCTCGCGCCTAGCAAATTCCCTACTGGCTTCCGGCGACAAAGCTCGCGCCAAGCAGGTGATTGACAAGTGCTTCGAAGTGATGCCTGACAAGGCCGTGCCTTACGATTACTATGTGCCGCAGTTCATCCCGGCCCTGGTTGAAGTAGGAGAAAAGCAGCGCGCCAACGAAATCATGGACACCATGACAGGCCGCGCGGAGCAGGCACTGGCCTACTACAGCACCCACAACAGCTCCATGTTCGATCAGGAATTCCAGACCTATTTGCTTTCCCTCAACAGCGTAGGCCGCGCCGCCCAACAAATCGGTGACCAGCAACGCGCTACTAAAGCGCTAGGCCTATTGCAGCAGTATATGCCGCAGCGCTAG
- a CDS encoding T9SS type A sorting domain-containing protein: MNIFTRLLSLALLLLLQFPMVAATVRLQQGGVASWHKKQTTTFLTTGLDRNWYSFSAYGMPRFTSFLNVEQGVGAASATVAPTAATRSLSPVLSVYPNPARGLVTVSLGQKFTADYKLRLNNIIGREVRTISLRPEAADGGMALNLSDLPAGMYFYSLVLDNKVMSTRRLVLQN, encoded by the coding sequence ATGAACATATTTACTCGTTTACTTTCTCTGGCCTTGCTGCTACTCCTGCAGTTTCCGATGGTGGCTGCCACCGTCAGGTTACAGCAGGGGGGCGTTGCCTCCTGGCACAAGAAGCAGACTACTACCTTTTTAACTACTGGCCTAGACCGTAACTGGTACTCATTTTCGGCTTATGGCATGCCTCGCTTTACTTCTTTCCTGAATGTAGAGCAGGGTGTAGGAGCGGCCTCGGCTACGGTAGCGCCTACTGCAGCGACTCGCTCCCTTTCTCCGGTTCTTTCAGTATATCCTAACCCGGCTCGTGGCTTGGTTACGGTTTCGCTAGGCCAGAAATTCACTGCCGACTATAAGCTGCGCCTCAACAACATCATTGGCCGGGAAGTGCGCACCATCTCGCTGCGCCCCGAAGCCGCTGATGGTGGCATGGCCCTCAATCTTTCCGATTTACCCGCAGGTATGTACTTCTACAGCCTGGTGCTCGATAACAAAGTCATGAGCACCCGCCGCCTGGTGCTCCAGAACTAG
- the rsfS gene encoding ribosome silencing factor, translating into MKSTLVRQDSDKLADVVVRGMQEKKAVDIVVLNLKELKNAVADYFVICSASSDTQLDAIARSVEEEVEKLTGQNPWQTEGRMNREWVLLDYVDVVVHVFLRDRRQFYSLEELWGDAEITHVAEETAVAVK; encoded by the coding sequence ATGAAAAGTACCCTGGTTCGGCAGGATTCGGACAAGTTGGCAGATGTAGTAGTACGCGGCATGCAAGAGAAGAAGGCAGTCGATATCGTAGTACTCAATCTAAAGGAGCTAAAAAATGCTGTGGCGGATTATTTTGTTATCTGCTCTGCATCCTCAGATACACAGCTGGACGCTATTGCGCGCTCAGTAGAAGAAGAAGTTGAAAAGCTTACCGGCCAGAACCCCTGGCAGACTGAAGGCCGAATGAACCGTGAGTGGGTGCTGCTCGACTACGTAGATGTAGTAGTGCACGTATTCCTGCGCGACCGTCGGCAATTCTACTCGCTCGAAGAGCTGTGGGGTGATGCCGAAATTACGCACGTGGCAGAAGAAACTGCGGTTGCCGTAAAGTAA
- the rlmB gene encoding 23S rRNA (guanosine(2251)-2'-O)-methyltransferase RlmB: MEKRNNRPDRPLNERRQFFDSENRPVTPRRPAREGESREERAERRDDRPERREEGSRRDDRPRYPHRPAADRSIDMIFGLRPILEALNAGRTLDKIFLLRGTKNSMTQDIQVLAKAANIPMSMVPVEKLDGITKKNHQGAVAYVSPIDYMPLDSILAGLYEEGKTPLLLVLDRITDVRNFGSIARNAECLGVHAIVVPSNGAAQINGDALKTSAGALNLIPVCREANLKDTLTFLRESGVQVVACTEKTDTSLETGSVDLTGPLAILMGSEEDGISPEYLRLADHKLRIPMAGQISSLNVSVASGIMLYEVLRQRLVKS; the protein is encoded by the coding sequence ATGGAGAAAAGGAATAACCGTCCGGACCGGCCGCTAAATGAGCGTCGCCAATTTTTTGATTCCGAAAATCGGCCCGTAACGCCGCGCCGTCCCGCTCGCGAGGGCGAGTCGCGGGAGGAACGTGCAGAACGCCGCGACGACCGGCCCGAGCGCCGCGAGGAAGGCAGCCGCCGCGACGACCGTCCGCGCTACCCCCACCGCCCGGCTGCCGACCGCAGCATTGATATGATTTTTGGTCTGCGCCCGATTTTGGAAGCCTTGAACGCGGGTCGGACGTTGGATAAGATTTTCCTGCTGCGCGGCACGAAGAACTCCATGACCCAGGACATTCAGGTGCTGGCCAAAGCGGCCAACATTCCTATGTCGATGGTGCCCGTGGAAAAGCTCGACGGTATCACGAAGAAAAACCACCAGGGGGCAGTGGCCTACGTCTCGCCCATCGATTACATGCCGCTGGACAGCATTCTGGCCGGTCTGTATGAGGAAGGCAAAACCCCGCTGCTGCTGGTCTTGGACCGCATCACGGACGTGCGCAACTTTGGTTCAATTGCCCGGAATGCGGAGTGCTTAGGCGTGCATGCTATTGTGGTGCCCAGTAACGGAGCAGCCCAAATCAACGGCGACGCGCTCAAAACCTCGGCTGGTGCTCTTAACTTGATTCCAGTGTGCCGCGAGGCCAATCTGAAAGACACGCTCACGTTTCTCCGCGAATCGGGGGTGCAGGTGGTGGCTTGTACCGAAAAAACAGATACCAGCCTGGAAACCGGTTCAGTAGACCTCACTGGCCCGCTTGCCATCCTGATGGGCAGCGAAGAAGATGGCATCAGCCCCGAGTACCTACGCCTCGCCGACCACAAGCTGCGCATTCCAATGGCCGGCCAGATCAGCTCCCTCAACGTATCCGTAGCCAGCGGCATTATGCTCTACGAGGTACTGCGTCAGCGGCTGGTAAAAAGCTAA
- a CDS encoding biotin--[acetyl-CoA-carboxylase] ligase has protein sequence MDAISPQTLFTGQQLVWLPECASTNTEAQMLIGQNRATDGCCVITDKQTAGRGQRGNQWEAAPGENLTMSVVWQPSFLPAPDQFQLSQAVALAVHDWATALLGPDPVLRIKWPNDIFFGTQKLGGILIENTLNGPKIQYSIVGIGLNINQQEFGVPTATSMAQLTGRKYSLPALVARLLESLERRYLQLRAGKVGTLRFDYLQALYRYQEEHDYEVDGRRVRGIILGVDDAGRLAVQIAGQLRHFDLKEIRYL, from the coding sequence GTGGACGCTATATCCCCCCAAACTCTCTTCACGGGCCAACAGCTTGTCTGGTTGCCCGAATGTGCCTCTACAAACACGGAGGCACAGATGTTAATTGGCCAAAACCGGGCCACGGATGGCTGCTGCGTCATAACCGACAAACAGACCGCCGGCCGGGGCCAACGCGGCAACCAATGGGAAGCCGCACCCGGCGAAAACCTGACGATGTCAGTGGTTTGGCAGCCTTCCTTTCTGCCAGCTCCCGACCAGTTTCAACTCAGCCAAGCCGTAGCGCTGGCCGTGCACGATTGGGCCACAGCGCTGCTAGGTCCGGATCCGGTCCTGCGTATTAAGTGGCCGAACGATATTTTTTTCGGCACGCAAAAGCTGGGCGGCATCCTGATTGAGAACACACTTAACGGCCCGAAGATTCAGTATAGCATCGTCGGAATAGGATTAAATATCAACCAGCAAGAGTTTGGCGTGCCAACCGCTACCTCAATGGCGCAGCTTACGGGCCGCAAATATTCGCTCCCGGCCTTGGTGGCGAGACTGTTGGAAAGCCTAGAACGGCGCTATCTGCAACTGCGAGCGGGCAAGGTGGGGACGCTCCGCTTTGACTACCTACAGGCCTTATATCGGTACCAAGAAGAGCACGACTATGAGGTAGATGGCCGCCGCGTGCGGGGCATAATCTTGGGCGTAGATGATGCCGGTCGCCTGGCTGTTCAGATTGCGGGGCAGCTACGCCATTTCGATTTGAAAGAAATCCGTTATTTATAA
- a CDS encoding GWxTD domain-containing protein yields the protein MKSTCLFLVLLLTLCGRYGADAAPRRDFAEQYRAGRQILVDTRREGDSLRFFLRFPGRAFQPGQLLYVASWTNYAAKRPNWQLPVRLRPGHFRQQTDGAWVDIAVLSSRLPAGQLISIQPSTILASAAGTKSDGPPLLPPPSSDYTDGALWLQITTARLQQPYILTDSLGQPLLRRFVRANEVFGVASYGTDQPVQVRRYPLSSQPSLPPMSNPAARTQPRTLGLLDSATYEAGQLLRLTSGLYLLRAGSTAVWSGLLVEENQFPELTSADELIAPLTFLTTSAERKKLFEAPDPKKAVDKFWLDLAGGNQPIARNLIRTYYDRVMEANRLFSAHKAGWLTDRGLIYLVMGPPESVYRAAGEEQWVYRSDPDRAATYTFRAKPSTFAPEHYELVRRPEYERLWYAAVEQWRKGITVRTGR from the coding sequence GTGAAATCTACTTGCCTTTTTCTGGTCCTGTTGCTGACTCTATGCGGCCGATATGGTGCTGATGCCGCGCCGCGCCGCGACTTTGCAGAGCAGTATCGGGCTGGTCGACAGATTCTGGTTGATACCCGCCGGGAAGGCGACAGTCTGCGGTTTTTTCTGCGGTTTCCGGGCCGCGCTTTTCAACCGGGCCAGCTACTATACGTGGCTTCCTGGACCAATTATGCAGCCAAGCGCCCTAATTGGCAGCTGCCGGTGCGGCTCCGGCCGGGCCACTTCCGCCAGCAAACGGACGGCGCCTGGGTAGATATTGCCGTGCTGAGCAGCCGCTTGCCCGCCGGGCAACTCATCAGCATTCAGCCCAGCACCATTCTGGCTTCTGCCGCCGGCACAAAGTCAGACGGTCCTCCCCTTTTACCCCCACCTTCTTCTGATTATACGGATGGCGCCTTGTGGCTACAAATCACAACAGCCCGGCTTCAACAGCCTTACATCCTGACCGATTCGCTCGGCCAGCCTTTGTTGCGCCGGTTTGTGCGGGCAAATGAAGTATTTGGGGTGGCCAGCTACGGCACTGATCAGCCGGTACAGGTCCGCCGCTACCCCCTCAGCTCCCAGCCGTCCCTACCGCCCATGTCGAACCCAGCGGCGCGGACCCAGCCCCGCACGCTAGGCCTGTTAGACTCTGCCACCTACGAGGCGGGGCAGCTCCTGCGCCTGACATCCGGCTTGTATTTATTGCGGGCCGGCAGTACAGCGGTTTGGAGTGGCCTACTGGTTGAGGAAAACCAGTTTCCGGAACTCACCAGCGCCGATGAGCTGATTGCCCCGCTTACGTTCCTGACTACATCAGCCGAGCGCAAAAAGCTGTTTGAGGCCCCTGACCCGAAGAAGGCCGTGGATAAATTCTGGCTCGATCTGGCCGGCGGCAACCAACCGATAGCGCGTAACCTGATCCGCACGTATTATGATCGGGTGATGGAAGCCAACCGCCTTTTCTCCGCCCACAAAGCCGGCTGGCTCACAGATCGGGGCTTGATTTATCTGGTGATGGGGCCGCCGGAATCAGTATACCGCGCGGCCGGCGAGGAGCAATGGGTGTATCGCAGCGACCCAGACCGCGCAGCCACGTATACGTTCCGCGCTAAACCCAGTACCTTTGCTCCCGAACACTATGAATTGGTGCGCCGCCCCGAGTACGAACGTCTCTGGTATGCCGCCGTCGAGCAATGGAGAAAAGGAATAACCGTCCGGACCGGCCGCTAA
- a CDS encoding mannose-1-phosphate guanylyltransferase: MEQHTYLVVMAGGIGSRFWPFSRTHHPKQFHDVLGMGRSMLQLTVDRFRGICPPENVFVVTNRDYTDLVQQHLPELPENQILGEPIGRNTAPCIAYASYRIAQRDPEAVIVVTPADHAVMHEETFREAIRTAIGAASKHDVLITLGIQPSRPDTGYGYIQYIDEDIKPQNVKMAAGNEPSDFPNSLFKVKTFTEKPNLELAKMFVASGDFLWNSGLFVWRADAIINAFHHYLSDIAEVFDEGYKELGTDLEEGFITKAYTRCRNISIDYGVMEKADNVYVLPADFGWSDLGTWDSLHRMGQHDADENVVDGNALLYDTKECVIKTPSERLVVVQGLEGYIVAEYDNVLLICKRTEEQRVKDFVADVKSKKGLGYN; encoded by the coding sequence ATGGAACAGCATACATATTTAGTGGTGATGGCAGGCGGTATCGGTAGCCGGTTCTGGCCATTTAGCCGCACACATCATCCCAAGCAGTTTCATGATGTGCTTGGGATGGGCCGGTCTATGCTGCAACTCACAGTCGATCGGTTCCGGGGGATTTGCCCGCCCGAAAATGTATTTGTGGTAACCAACCGCGACTATACCGATCTGGTCCAGCAGCATCTGCCGGAACTGCCGGAAAATCAGATTTTGGGCGAGCCAATTGGGCGCAATACGGCTCCCTGTATTGCGTATGCCAGCTACCGTATTGCGCAGCGCGACCCAGAGGCCGTGATAGTCGTAACGCCCGCCGATCATGCGGTAATGCATGAGGAAACTTTCCGTGAAGCAATTCGCACGGCTATTGGCGCGGCCAGCAAGCATGATGTCCTCATTACGCTCGGAATCCAACCCTCTCGCCCTGACACGGGCTACGGCTACATTCAATATATCGATGAAGATATAAAGCCGCAGAATGTGAAAATGGCGGCCGGAAACGAGCCCAGCGACTTTCCAAACAGCTTGTTCAAAGTGAAAACCTTCACGGAGAAGCCCAATCTTGAACTCGCCAAGATGTTTGTAGCCAGTGGTGATTTCCTCTGGAACTCTGGTCTGTTTGTTTGGCGGGCCGATGCCATTATCAATGCTTTCCACCACTATCTCAGCGATATTGCCGAGGTATTTGATGAAGGATACAAGGAACTAGGCACAGACCTGGAAGAAGGATTTATCACGAAGGCCTACACCCGCTGCCGCAACATCAGCATTGATTATGGGGTGATGGAAAAGGCCGACAACGTGTATGTACTGCCCGCCGACTTTGGCTGGAGCGATCTGGGTACATGGGACTCCCTGCACCGCATGGGCCAGCACGATGCCGACGAGAACGTAGTGGACGGTAACGCCCTGCTCTACGACACGAAAGAATGCGTTATCAAAACTCCATCGGAGCGGCTGGTGGTAGTGCAGGGGCTGGAAGGCTACATTGTGGCCGAGTACGACAACGTGCTGCTCATCTGCAAACGCACGGAAGAGCAGCGTGTGAAGGATTTCGTGGCCGATGTCAAATCAAAGAAAGGCCTGGGATACAATTAA
- the ftsH gene encoding ATP-dependent zinc metalloprotease FtsH, with amino-acid sequence MSDTTPKKKKPMLPNPAPKPGMQLWVLTGLVVFILGMIYLNRSNTLTEIKQRDFEQMLVAGDVSDVSLVNDRQVKVSLKREALTKPEYKQKLAPRSPLTVPNEPGPQFSFRVVDGKTFKADLDKLQATLPADRQVGLRVADETSYGDYVTTWGFMILLFVGFWFLMRRMSGAGGPGGQIFNIGKSRAALFEGGDKVKITFKDVAGLEEAKEEVQEIVEFLKHPAKFTILGGKIPKGALLVGPPGTGKTLLAKAVAGEADVPFFSLSGSDFVEMFVGVGAARVRDLFKQAKAKAPCIIFIDEIDAIGRSRSRGNVPGGNDERENTLNSLLVEMDGFGTDSGVIILAATNRPDTLDSALLRPGRFDRQISIDKPDINGRTEIFNVHLKPLTLGPDVEAKKLAAQTPGFAGAEIANVCNEAALIAARRDKKMVTMLDFTDAVDRVIGGLEKKNKIISPGEKRIVAYHEAGHAIAGWFLEHADPLVKVSIVPRGVAALGYAQYLPREQFLYNTEQLMDEMCMTLGGRAAEELVFGKISTGALSDLERITKMAYSIVTMYGMNNKLGNISYYDSKGQNEYGFSKPYSEATSQMIDEEVRGIIEGAYIRTKELLTERRHELEVIAKELLEKEILQQDDLVRLVGPRPFDSQTTYQAHMAGTDRSETLSELKQEHPLPLGNDLPELNLPGVDNGQQGASNAPTEPSGSAVTPV; translated from the coding sequence ATGTCTGATACGACTCCCAAAAAGAAAAAGCCTATGCTGCCCAACCCGGCGCCTAAACCGGGGATGCAGCTATGGGTGCTGACGGGGCTGGTAGTATTCATCCTCGGGATGATCTACCTGAACCGCAGCAATACCCTAACTGAAATTAAGCAGCGGGATTTTGAACAGATGTTGGTGGCCGGCGACGTTTCTGACGTTTCGTTGGTGAACGACCGGCAGGTGAAAGTCTCGCTTAAGCGCGAGGCCCTCACCAAGCCGGAGTACAAGCAGAAGCTGGCACCCCGTAGCCCCCTAACAGTTCCTAACGAGCCCGGTCCTCAGTTCAGCTTCCGGGTGGTGGACGGTAAAACCTTCAAGGCCGACCTCGACAAGCTACAGGCAACACTTCCCGCCGACCGCCAGGTAGGCCTACGCGTGGCCGATGAAACCAGCTATGGTGACTACGTGACCACGTGGGGGTTCATGATTCTGCTGTTCGTGGGTTTCTGGTTCCTGATGCGCCGCATGAGCGGTGCGGGCGGACCTGGCGGCCAGATCTTCAACATCGGTAAGTCGCGTGCTGCGCTTTTTGAAGGCGGCGACAAGGTGAAAATCACTTTCAAAGATGTAGCTGGCCTAGAGGAAGCCAAGGAAGAAGTACAAGAGATTGTAGAGTTTCTGAAGCACCCAGCCAAGTTTACCATCCTCGGCGGTAAAATCCCGAAGGGTGCGCTGCTGGTAGGCCCTCCCGGCACGGGTAAAACATTGCTAGCGAAAGCTGTAGCCGGTGAAGCTGATGTTCCGTTCTTCTCGCTTTCGGGTTCTGACTTCGTAGAGATGTTCGTAGGTGTGGGTGCTGCCCGTGTCCGCGACCTGTTCAAGCAGGCCAAGGCCAAGGCGCCTTGTATCATCTTCATCGATGAGATTGATGCTATTGGTCGGAGCCGCTCACGTGGCAACGTACCCGGTGGCAACGATGAGCGCGAAAACACGCTGAACTCGCTACTGGTGGAAATGGACGGTTTCGGTACCGACTCGGGTGTTATCATCCTGGCCGCTACCAACCGCCCCGATACGCTGGACTCGGCCCTGCTGCGTCCTGGTCGTTTCGACCGTCAGATTTCTATTGACAAGCCGGATATTAATGGCCGCACGGAGATTTTCAACGTGCACCTGAAGCCACTGACGCTGGGCCCCGATGTGGAAGCTAAGAAGCTGGCCGCTCAAACGCCTGGTTTTGCCGGTGCCGAAATTGCCAACGTCTGCAACGAAGCTGCCCTGATTGCCGCCCGCCGCGACAAGAAGATGGTGACTATGCTGGACTTCACGGACGCTGTTGACCGTGTCATTGGTGGCCTAGAGAAGAAAAATAAGATTATCAGCCCTGGCGAGAAACGCATAGTGGCCTACCACGAAGCTGGTCACGCTATTGCTGGCTGGTTCTTGGAGCACGCTGACCCGTTGGTGAAAGTGAGCATTGTGCCACGCGGCGTGGCGGCACTGGGTTACGCCCAGTATCTGCCCCGTGAACAGTTCCTATACAACACCGAGCAGCTCATGGACGAAATGTGCATGACGCTGGGTGGCCGCGCTGCCGAGGAGCTGGTGTTCGGTAAAATCTCGACTGGTGCCCTAAGTGACCTGGAGCGTATCACAAAGATGGCCTACAGCATCGTGACGATGTACGGCATGAACAACAAGCTCGGCAATATCTCTTATTACGACTCTAAGGGGCAGAATGAGTACGGTTTCTCGAAGCCGTATTCGGAAGCTACCTCGCAGATGATTGATGAGGAAGTACGTGGTATCATCGAAGGCGCTTACATCCGCACGAAGGAGCTTCTCACGGAGCGCCGTCATGAATTGGAAGTAATTGCCAAGGAGTTGCTGGAGAAAGAGATTCTGCAACAGGATGACTTGGTTCGCCTAGTAGGTCCTCGTCCTTTCGATAGCCAAACGACTTACCAGGCCCACATGGCCGGTACTGACCGTAGCGAAACCCTCAGCGAGCTGAAGCAGGAGCACCCGCTGCCCCTTGGCAACGACCTGCCGGAGCTGAACCTGCCCGGGGTTGATAACGGACAGCAAGGAGCCTCGAATGCACCTACGGAGCCAAGCGGCAGTGCCGTAACGCCAGTATAG